The genomic window TCTACTGCCCATTTGGCTAGAGGACGAAAACATGCTTCAACATCTATTTCTTGAAAGCCTTCACGCCCCCGAAACGATCGCGCAACTTGTCCTAACAATACAACCATTGGCGTCGAATCTTGTCTTGCTGTATGAATACCGATGGCAGCATTTGTTGCTCCTACCCCTCTTGTCGCCATCACCACACCGACTTTTTTGCTCGCTTTCGCATATCCTTCTGCCATAAATGCGGCGCCGCCTTCATGACGAGCAGAAATGAGTTGGATCGTTTTCTCAGAAAAAAGGGCATCAAGGATCGGTAAATAACTTTCCCCCGGCACACAAAAAACATGAGAAATGTCCTCACTTTTTAAACATTGAACGATCGCCTCCGCTGCATTCACTACAAGCCCTCCTTTCTTTTTGTATCATGTATACACAAATGAAATCGTTTTATGACCTCACAAACAAAAAGAGGAGCATATTCGCCCCTCTACATCCGATGTACATGTTCTGTTTGCTCCATTGTTTTCGTTTTTATTCGCACGATAAAAAATGCCCCAATCACCCACCATCCCATAAATATGAGCCACTCATACGGCCAGACAAGCTGAGATGGCATACCTGGCATGTATAAGAAAATAAATCCGATCGACAATACGAGCGCGATCCAACCGACAGCTGATGATTGACCGACTTGAAACGGACGTGGCATATTTGGTTCTTTTTTGCGCAATGCAATAAATGATAAAGCAACAAGGAAATAAGCAATGATGATTGAAAAACCTCCTGCATCTACAAGCCAAACAAGCATTGGTCTGCCGAGTAGAGGAGCGAATGTGGCGAGCGTTCCAATGAATAAGATCGCATTGGATGGTGTTTTGTATATTGGATGAATGCGGGCAAACCATTGTGGAAGAAATCTTTCTTGTGCCATCGCATAAAGCACGCGGCTACCCCCGATAATAAACGCGTTCCAGCTTGTTAAAATGCCAGCTAATCCTCCGATGATGAGCACCTTTGAGAAAAACGAACTACCTAATGCTACAGCCATCGCGTCCGCTGTTGGAAGCGATGAGTTTGTCAACACATCATCCGGCAAAATGTATGATACTGCGAAAACAACCGCGACATAAAACAAAACAGCTAAAGCGACAGATAAAATGAGAATTTTTCCAATCGAACGTTGTGGAATTTTCATTTCTTCTGCTGTTTGAGGAATGACGTCAAAACCGACAAACATAAATGGAGTCATAACTAACACAGCGAGTAAGCCGGCCGACCCATCTTTAAATAATGGCTGTAAATTTGATGTTTCTCCATTTATGAGTGAGCCACTTAAAAGTGCCATACCAACAAGAAAGATGACAAACGTCAATACGACTTGCAAAAAGGCTGCGCTTTTTACCCCACGATAGTTGATCCATGTAATGATG from Anoxybacillus gonensis includes these protein-coding regions:
- a CDS encoding APC family permease, yielding MDQQFHKVLTKLDVLLLAFGAMIGWGWVVLSGTWITSAGSLGAIIAFLIGGILVIFVGLTYAELSSAMPKVGGEHYFVLRALGPKASFIAAWAIALGYLSVVAFEAVALPTVIEYLFPTFKFGYLWTIAGWDVNVSWVMIGMIGSIIITWINYRGVKSAAFLQVVLTFVIFLVGMALLSGSLINGETSNLQPLFKDGSAGLLAVLVMTPFMFVGFDVIPQTAEEMKIPQRSIGKILILSVALAVLFYVAVVFAVSYILPDDVLTNSSLPTADAMAVALGSSFFSKVLIIGGLAGILTSWNAFIIGGSRVLYAMAQERFLPQWFARIHPIYKTPSNAILFIGTLATFAPLLGRPMLVWLVDAGGFSIIIAYFLVALSFIALRKKEPNMPRPFQVGQSSAVGWIALVLSIGFIFLYMPGMPSQLVWPYEWLIFMGWWVIGAFFIVRIKTKTMEQTEHVHRM